TATTGCGAACGGAGCTGCGGCTTACGATCATGATGTCACGATCTTTTTCACCTTCTGGGGACTAAATACCATGCGCAAAGACGAGATCGTGAAGGTAGAAAAGGGTTTGCTTGAAAAAGCATTCGGTTGGATGATGCCAAGAGGCGCCAAGAAGCTCGGACTGTCTAAAATGAACATGATGGGCATGGGGCCAGAGATGATCAAGCATGTCATGAAAAAGCACAATGCCCTGACGCTTCCGCAACTCATCGAGCTGGCTCAGGAGCAGGGGGTGAAGCTGGTCGCTTGTACGATGACGATGGACTTGCTCGGCCTCAAGCAGGAAGAATTGCTGGACGGAATGGAGTATGCAGGTGTAGCTGCTTATTTGGGGGATGCGACACAGGCAAAAGTAAACCTGTTTATTTAAAACAGCTCACGTAGGCGCTTCGCTTGACATTGCCTGTATTTCGCATAAGATACCTGTATGTAAAGTAGTTCCAAGCAGGAGGAATTCATATGGATTACAACTACAGTGACGATATCAAAAGACGATTAAAACGAATCGAAGGACAAGTCCGCGGTGTACTGAAAATGATGGACGACCAGAAAAACTGCAAAGACGTAGTAGCACAGCTCTCTGCCGTTCGCAACGCTTCAGACAAGGCGATTGCCCAGATTGTAGCGGAAAACCTGCAACGCTGTTTGCTAGAGGAGCAGGCTACTGGGGGAGACACGAGCAAGCTGGTGAAAGAAGCCGTAGAGCTTTTGGTCAAGAGTCGCTAAACCGATTTTGGAGAGGAGCTTCCTATGAGTTTCACTACGATTCTTTTGCTGATCGCCTATGCGGTCATTATTTGGTATATCATCTCTCGCTTCGTTCCTGTGAAGGGATTGGAAAATCTCAAGTCAGATCAGTTCAAGGAACGGGTCAACCAAAAAAGCAGGGTACTCCTCATCGACGTACGTGAGCCGCACGAATACAAAGCGGGTCACATTCCATCAGCGGTGAACATCCCTTTGTCTCAGCTCGACCAACGTGCAAAAGAAATTTCCAGCAAAAACGATATATTGCTGTACTGCAGGAGCGGGATGCGTAGCAAGCAGGCAGCAAAAATTTTAAAGAAACACGGCATTCCGCAGATGGCCCATCTGCAAGGCGGGTTCATTACCTGGAATGGTCCGACGAAAAAGAAGTAACAGCTAGCACCTGGTGTAGGTTTGAATACCCAGGTGCTTTTTTACTGCGATAAAAAAACAGGGTTGACATTTCTTTTTGTTGTAACTAAAATGATTACAACAGGGCGATGCGACAAACGCCTATACTTTTTGAGAGTGTTGTAACTAATTAAGTTACATCAACAACATACAAAACGGAGGGAATATTATCATGAAAATTGCAATTGTAGCAGCAAGCGGTAAAGCAGGTAAGGTGATTATGAAAGAGGCGTTGGATCGTGGTCATCAAGTGACAGCGATTGTGCGTGATGCATCCAAAATCGAGCAAAAAGATGTAGCTGTGATTCAGAAAGATGTGTTTGACCTGACAGCCGCAGATTTGAACGGCTTTGACGTAGTCGTGAACGCTTTTGGCGCACCAGCAGGTCAAGAGCATCTGCACGTCGAGTCAGGGAAGGCACTGATTGAAGCGTTGAAGGGTGCTCCTTCTACACGTTTGCTCGTTGTAGGTGGTGCAGGCAGTTTGTTTGTTGATGAAGCCAAAACACTGCGCCTTGTAGAAACTCCTGATTTCCCTAAGGCTTACTTGGCAACTGCACAAAAGCATGGTGAGTACTTGCGTGTATTGGAAGAGTCAAACGGCATTCAATGGACGTATATCAGTCCATCTGCCTTTTTTGACCCAGCAGGGGAGAGAACAGGCGCGTACAGACTCGGAAAAGACCATCTGTTAGTGAACGCTAGCGGACAGAGCTATGTGAGCTATGCTGACTACGCAGTGGCGATGCTCGATGAAATCGAAAATCCGAAGCATCAAAATGAGCGCTTCACAGTAGGCTCCTAATCTCAATTGGAATTAGGCCCTACCTGAATACAAAGACCAGCTTCCTATTAAAGGATAGCTGGTCTTTGTTGTGTATCGAGATTATCGGCCAATCCCACCGACGAATGGGTAGGAAAACGGGCGTCCATTTAAGGAATAAATGATACCTTTAACCGGGTAGTAGATCGCCATCAGTCCAAACACAATTAGGAACGGAATCCCAATCAACAAGAAGGCGAAGAACCAGGAAATAGCGATAAGCACCGTCATAATGATGTGGAACACCAAAGCTTGCAGCGCCATATTTTTGGCGTCACGATTTTGTACGAGTAGCCAGACAAGAATGGGCACAAGGATCGGTGCAAAAAATGTGCTAGCGTGCGTGATGACTTTTACACCTCTATAATCCATAAATAAGTCCTCCTTGATTAGATGTAAAACTTGATCTACTGTCATTGTAACGTATAGAAATCACTCAAAAAACCATCATGAGCGTGATTATATACTCCGACTATAGACGGAGGAATTTTTATTTCCATTCGTTTACTGTTATAGTAGTAAGAAAATCTTTCGTTTTTGGTAGATAATTCGTAATGTTTTTTGGATATGATATTGGATAAGTAAGAACTGAGAAGGGAGTATATAGACATGATGATCGATTGCCATCATCCATCTAGCATGAAGGATCGGATGATGTTCTTCTATAATTTTTTGCGGTCACCTGGCCAAGTAGGCAGTATTACTCCTAGCTCCCGTGCGCTTTGTAAACAAATGGTTGCACCCATCGACTGGGAGCAAGCACATACAATTGTGGAATTAGGAGCGGGAACGGGGATTTTTACGAAGTGGATCGAGCAAAAGAAAAAAACCGAAGCCGTACTGGTATCCTTTGAAAAGGAGACCAAGATGCGCAAAAGGTTGGAACCACTATTTCCCGATGTACGATTCCACGAAGATGCGGTAGATTTGAATCGGGTTCTTACGGAAGCGGGGTTAGGTAAAGCCGACTGTATTTTGTCGGGATTGCCGTTTGCCAACTTCCCACAAGAGCTGCGCGATCAAATCATGGATCAGGTATATCATGCGCTAAAACCAGGCGGAGTATTTGTCGCCTTTCAATATTCGCTGCAAATGAAAAAGCAGCTTTCCTCTGTATTTGAGCAAGTATCGGTGAAAATGGTTCCATTGAATCTGCCACCTGCCTTTGTCTACATTTGCCGGAAGGATGATGGCAAGGGTGTCGGCTAGGAGGATTTTTAAATGATTGTCGATATGCTGTCCGAGTCTGTGGGTCAGTTTGGCTATTTTGCTCTTTTCTTTATGTTATGGCTAGGGATTGTTGGTATGCCGATTCCAGACGAGGTAATCGTGCTGTCTGCGGGAGTGCTGACCTCGATGGGGATTCTGCATGTTTTTCCTGCATTTATTGCGACCTATTTGGGGGTTGTGTCTGGGTTGTCATTGGGGTATGTGCTCGGGAGATGGCTAGGTGCACCTGCATTGAACTGGATTAGTCGAAAAAAAGGAATGAACAAGTACGTAGATCAAGCGCAGTCGCTGCTCGATCGTTACGGAAGCTACGCTCTCTGTATCAGCTATTTCTTTCCTGTCGTCAGGCATGTGGTTCCTTACTTGGTCGGGATCGGGAAAATGACGTTTCCACGGTACGCCCTGTTTTCGTACACAACCGGCTTTGTATGGACATTGATCTTGTTTTTGCTCGGTCATTTTATGGGAAACAAAGTGGAGATGCTTACTTCCTATGTGGCCTTATTGAATAATCGAACCGTCATTTTTTCTGTCTTAGGCGTACTGGTTCTCATTGCTGCTGCTTATTATGGATTTACTGTTTGGAGAAAACAAAAAAGCATGGCAACTGCGCCACAGCCTCTGATGATCGAGCGTGATCGAAAAGAGTAACCCGAATGGAATAATGATTGAAGTTAACAACCCTCTGCGTGGAGCAGAGGTTTTTTGCTTTTTATCATAAAAAGCCCGTCCATATGTGCGGCAGAGGCACAAATGACGGGCTTTGGACAACAATTATGAGGTAACCTTGTTTCTTCGAATGTTTCGCTGGCGCAGCCATTCCGGGAAGATGATTCCCAGTAAAATGATCACGACACCGCTCACTTGGAGTATAGAGACAGATTCATTCAGAATGACATAAGAGGAGAGCACAGCCATAGGTAGCTCAGCTGCTCCTAATATAGCTCCCATCCCCGGTCCGATGTGCGGCATACCATAATTGAAAAAAACCGTCGGGATGAAAATACCGAAGAAGGCGAGCAAAAATACGTATGGAAACAACCCGTCCAACAATGCTCCGTTGAATAGAAAAACGGGTGGGTAAATCAAGCTGGCCAACAGAACAGAGCCAGTCGCCATGCTGGAACTACGAATCCACGGATTAACAGCAATGGCGGTTTTCCCGCTGAACAAAATAAACAACGTAAAAGAGACGGCAGAGAGAAGACCGAATATGACACCCATGATATGAAATTGGGCCAATCCACCACTCTCAAAAATTCCCCCTGCAAGAAGGGTTCCTGTCAACAGCAAGAGGAGGGAAAAAATCGTCTCCTTTCCAGGCATCCTGTGAGTCATCACAGCTTCAACCAGTACGCCCATCCATGTGAACTGAAACAAAAGGACAATGGCGATCGAGGCTGGGATATATTGCAGGGCATTGTAGTACATAATTCCCGTCGAACCGACTGTCAGACCTACGACGACCAATAGTAGCAACTGGCGAAGGGGAGGCTTGGTCCGCAGGAAGAAAAGCGCGGGTATCCAGGTCAGCACAAAGCCCAAAAACATTTGCCCACCAATTACTTCTGCGGGGGAATAGCCTTGCTTGTAGGCAAGCTTTACGATGGTTGATAGTATGCCGTAACTACATGCTCCGAGAAAAACCAGGAGGATGTATCTCATCTGATGCATCTCCTCACATACGATAATAATTCTTAGCTAGAATATTACGACAGCGTCCGTTTGTCTATGGATGAAAAAGATTCCATTTTTGGTTCGAACAAAGGTTTACGTTTGATCCCAGCGGGAAATAGTGAAGGGACACTATATAATCGTACCCACTACAAATGGTGTAGCTATAGGTTTGGTGAACAGCTTAGAAAAAGGGGGAGGCTTGTGTACCTAAAGTGGAGGGATCGATTGTTTTCCACATTTTTACTATTGATTCTGGGGCCTACTATTTTTATTTGCTTCCTTTTTTATGATCAAGCCAAAGAGGCAGTATTTGAGCTGTACAAGACGAATATGGATGCGAATATAGGGCTCGTCGATGAACGACTTCTGTCTCTTTTTCAGTCTATCCAAAAGGATACCGATGAATTGGCGATTAGGCTGACTGTGCGTGTAACAGATGGACCATCTTTTGTCGAAGGAAATAAAAATGGTATCCGGCGTGAATGGCCATCGCAGGAACAAGCCGTCCAAAATCTATTTGAGCGTTTCTCCCGCAATCAAAACGTGGTAGGCAATATTGTTTTTCTCGGTGAGGATGGAAGAGTTTTCTCCTTACACGAAGATAAGAGCTGGAGTGCGGATAATCAATTTATGGAACGAGAGCAATGGGGAACCGGAGAAAGCAGGGTAGATTTTCTTACCAAAAGGGAGCAAGAGAAGTATCCAAGATCATTTTTTCTCGAGAAGCGCCTGGAGAGTTCGAATCCAGAAGCTACGGGACTTTTATTGGTGGAAATCGATCTGGATAAACTGACTGACTGGATCCGTACCTACGTCGTTCCAAAAGAGTATGGCATGATGGTCCTTTCCCCCTCCCGAACCATTATGGTTCACACCGATAAAGCTATGATTGGAAATCATGTTTCGGGGCTTCCTCATTATGAAATGGTACGCAATCAGTGGGAACAATCCAATGAAAAAGGACTCTTTTCTTTGCTCATCGAAGGAAAAGACATTTACGTATACCGTCAAGTATCTGAAAAAAGCGGTGCTGCTTATTTTGAGTGGTTGCCGAGAGAGGGGATTAATGAACGATTACAACGATTGAACCTCATCTTTTTTTTCACCATTTTTATCGTTGTTTTATTTGCCTGTTATGTGGCTCATCGTTTATCAAAATGGATTGGTGAGCCGATCTATAGCTTGGTATCCGCTACTGACTCCTTGTTGAAAGGTGATTTTTCCATACGCGTTCCGATACAGGGGATGAAAGAAATAACGCTACTGGAGAATAAGTTCAACACTATGGCAGAACAAATGCATTCATTAATTACCCGGGAGCGGGAGTATTCGCAACAGAGCCTGGATCAAATCGTTCGCAGCTTTTACTTAGCCGTAGAGATGAAGGACCCTTATACAGCAGGACATTCAGAACGAGTTACACACTATGCCCTTATCATTTACGATTATTTACAGCAACAGGAGCAGCTTGCCGTTTCACGAGATGATTTACGTTATGCTGGATTAATGCATGATATCGGTAAA
This genomic stretch from Brevibacillus brevis harbors:
- a CDS encoding DsrE/DsrF/DrsH-like family protein, which translates into the protein MEKQKEKTTIVLFSGDLDKAVAAFIIANGAAAYDHDVTIFFTFWGLNTMRKDEIVKVEKGLLEKAFGWMMPRGAKKLGLSKMNMMGMGPEMIKHVMKKHNALTLPQLIELAQEQGVKLVACTMTMDLLGLKQEELLDGMEYAGVAAYLGDATQAKVNLFI
- a CDS encoding metal-sensitive transcriptional regulator: MDYNYSDDIKRRLKRIEGQVRGVLKMMDDQKNCKDVVAQLSAVRNASDKAIAQIVAENLQRCLLEEQATGGDTSKLVKEAVELLVKSR
- a CDS encoding rhodanese-like domain-containing protein; amino-acid sequence: MSFTTILLLIAYAVIIWYIISRFVPVKGLENLKSDQFKERVNQKSRVLLIDVREPHEYKAGHIPSAVNIPLSQLDQRAKEISSKNDILLYCRSGMRSKQAAKILKKHGIPQMAHLQGGFITWNGPTKKK
- a CDS encoding NAD(P)-dependent oxidoreductase, which encodes MKIAIVAASGKAGKVIMKEALDRGHQVTAIVRDASKIEQKDVAVIQKDVFDLTAADLNGFDVVVNAFGAPAGQEHLHVESGKALIEALKGAPSTRLLVVGGAGSLFVDEAKTLRLVETPDFPKAYLATAQKHGEYLRVLEESNGIQWTYISPSAFFDPAGERTGAYRLGKDHLLVNASGQSYVSYADYAVAMLDEIENPKHQNERFTVGS
- a CDS encoding DUF4870 domain-containing protein yields the protein MDYRGVKVITHASTFFAPILVPILVWLLVQNRDAKNMALQALVFHIIMTVLIAISWFFAFLLIGIPFLIVFGLMAIYYPVKGIIYSLNGRPFSYPFVGGIGR
- a CDS encoding class I SAM-dependent methyltransferase: MMIDCHHPSSMKDRMMFFYNFLRSPGQVGSITPSSRALCKQMVAPIDWEQAHTIVELGAGTGIFTKWIEQKKKTEAVLVSFEKETKMRKRLEPLFPDVRFHEDAVDLNRVLTEAGLGKADCILSGLPFANFPQELRDQIMDQVYHALKPGGVFVAFQYSLQMKKQLSSVFEQVSVKMVPLNLPPAFVYICRKDDGKGVG
- a CDS encoding DedA family protein; protein product: MIVDMLSESVGQFGYFALFFMLWLGIVGMPIPDEVIVLSAGVLTSMGILHVFPAFIATYLGVVSGLSLGYVLGRWLGAPALNWISRKKGMNKYVDQAQSLLDRYGSYALCISYFFPVVRHVVPYLVGIGKMTFPRYALFSYTTGFVWTLILFLLGHFMGNKVEMLTSYVALLNNRTVIFSVLGVLVLIAAAYYGFTVWRKQKSMATAPQPLMIERDRKE
- a CDS encoding EamA family transporter, which gives rise to MRYILLVFLGACSYGILSTIVKLAYKQGYSPAEVIGGQMFLGFVLTWIPALFFLRTKPPLRQLLLLVVVGLTVGSTGIMYYNALQYIPASIAIVLLFQFTWMGVLVEAVMTHRMPGKETIFSLLLLLTGTLLAGGIFESGGLAQFHIMGVIFGLLSAVSFTLFILFSGKTAIAVNPWIRSSSMATGSVLLASLIYPPVFLFNGALLDGLFPYVFLLAFFGIFIPTVFFNYGMPHIGPGMGAILGAAELPMAVLSSYVILNESVSILQVSGVVIILLGIIFPEWLRQRNIRRNKVTS
- a CDS encoding HD-GYP domain-containing protein, which codes for MYLKWRDRLFSTFLLLILGPTIFICFLFYDQAKEAVFELYKTNMDANIGLVDERLLSLFQSIQKDTDELAIRLTVRVTDGPSFVEGNKNGIRREWPSQEQAVQNLFERFSRNQNVVGNIVFLGEDGRVFSLHEDKSWSADNQFMEREQWGTGESRVDFLTKREQEKYPRSFFLEKRLESSNPEATGLLLVEIDLDKLTDWIRTYVVPKEYGMMVLSPSRTIMVHTDKAMIGNHVSGLPHYEMVRNQWEQSNEKGLFSLLIEGKDIYVYRQVSEKSGAAYFEWLPREGINERLQRLNLIFFFTIFIVVLFACYVAHRLSKWIGEPIYSLVSATDSLLKGDFSIRVPIQGMKEITLLENKFNTMAEQMHSLITREREYSQQSLDQIVRSFYLAVEMKDPYTAGHSERVTHYALIIYDYLQQQEQLAVSRDDLRYAGLMHDIGKVAIPDHVLLKTGKLSPDEYECMKTHSIISGKIVEQIENLSHISSGVRHHHERWDGKGYPDQLKGEEIPLIGRILAVADTFDAMTSTRSYRKAISANDAYEEILRCQETQFDPSIVSIFKKAFEDGAIQITQSADCKGRVSKDREIS